In Vreelandella piezotolerans, one genomic interval encodes:
- a CDS encoding DUF934 domain-containing protein produces the protein MPSNDTQAEAMEQTPVHVDHLIDNGELAAENAWCVSYDAQTLPEQRPAFVPLALWQNNQADTELAPLLASDTELNAELASELKAAPAVAVDFPAFTDGRGYTIARLLRERYGFTGEIRAVGDVLVDQLDYMRRCGFSTMALRDDQHPEDALRALNAFSVRYQTDVEVRQALFEKRLATTH, from the coding sequence ATGCCCAGCAATGATACCCAAGCCGAGGCAATGGAACAGACCCCTGTTCACGTCGATCACTTGATCGACAACGGCGAACTGGCCGCGGAAAATGCTTGGTGCGTCTCCTACGATGCGCAAACACTGCCCGAGCAGCGCCCTGCCTTCGTCCCCCTTGCGCTATGGCAGAACAACCAGGCTGATACAGAACTGGCACCGCTGCTAGCGAGCGACACAGAGCTCAACGCTGAGCTGGCTAGTGAACTAAAGGCAGCACCCGCCGTCGCCGTCGACTTCCCCGCTTTCACCGACGGGCGTGGGTACACCATTGCCCGCCTACTCAGAGAACGTTACGGGTTTACGGGAGAGATACGTGCGGTAGGTGACGTTCTGGTCGATCAGTTGGATTACATGCGTCGCTGCGGTTTTTCGACCATGGCATTACGAGATGATCAGCACCCAGAAGATGCTCTGCGCGCCCTCAATGCGTTTAGCGTCCGTTACCAGACCGACGTAGAAGTACGCCAGGCGCTCTTCGAAAAGCGTTTAGCCACTACCCACTAA
- a CDS encoding nitrite/sulfite reductase, with amino-acid sequence MYRYDIHDQTLVDERVAQFRDQMERYQAGRLGEEEFRPLRLQNGLYIQRHAPMLRIAIPYGMLAGHQLRALAEITRRYDRGYGHFTTRQNLQLNWPALEDVPDILAELAKVQMHAIQTSGNCIRNTTSDQFAGIANDEVEDPRPWCELIRQWSTLHPEFAYLPRKFKIAVSGAAQDRAAIQVHDIGLRLWRNADGELRVKVLAGGGLGRTPMIGDVVREDLPWQHLLTYLEACVRVYNQFGRRDNKFKARIKILVKALGIEEFRRRVDEEWAHLKDGPQTLNQAAVDAAKAHFPEPELRPVADSSVEAFDQLRRDNRSFARFVTNNVTDHKVPGYKAVTLSLKRREHAPGDVTADQMDAVADLADRYSFGEVRVTHEQNLVLSDVPVDELEALWKELDALGMANPTVGTLNDIICCPGGDYCSLANAVSIPIAQALQERFEDLDFLYDLGPLDLNISGCMNACGHHHVGHIGILGVDKKGEEYYQVSIGGNSTDDASLGKILGPSFFREDVPGVVEKVLEVYVAERHEDERFLDTYRRIGLKPFKERVYAQQ; translated from the coding sequence ATGTACCGTTATGATATTCACGACCAAACGCTGGTTGACGAGCGCGTAGCGCAGTTCCGCGATCAGATGGAGCGCTACCAAGCCGGTCGTTTGGGAGAAGAAGAGTTTCGCCCGCTGCGGCTGCAAAACGGCCTGTACATTCAAAGGCATGCGCCGATGCTGCGTATTGCTATACCTTACGGTATGCTGGCGGGCCATCAGCTGCGTGCTTTGGCCGAGATCACTCGCCGCTACGACCGCGGCTACGGCCACTTCACCACGCGACAAAACCTGCAGCTCAACTGGCCTGCACTGGAAGACGTGCCGGATATCTTGGCCGAGCTGGCCAAAGTGCAGATGCACGCCATCCAAACCAGCGGTAACTGTATCCGCAATACCACCAGCGACCAGTTTGCGGGGATTGCCAACGATGAAGTCGAAGACCCCCGCCCCTGGTGCGAGCTGATCCGCCAGTGGTCGACGCTGCACCCCGAGTTTGCTTACCTGCCGCGCAAATTCAAAATTGCCGTCAGCGGCGCCGCCCAAGATCGGGCAGCGATTCAGGTTCATGACATTGGTCTGCGCTTGTGGCGCAACGCTGACGGCGAGCTTCGCGTCAAAGTATTGGCGGGTGGCGGTTTAGGCCGCACGCCGATGATTGGCGACGTGGTGCGTGAGGACCTGCCCTGGCAGCACCTGCTGACCTATCTCGAAGCGTGCGTGCGGGTTTATAACCAGTTCGGTCGCCGTGACAACAAGTTCAAGGCGCGTATCAAAATATTGGTGAAGGCACTCGGTATCGAAGAGTTCCGCCGACGTGTCGACGAAGAGTGGGCGCATTTGAAAGATGGCCCCCAGACACTGAATCAAGCCGCCGTCGACGCGGCCAAAGCGCACTTCCCCGAGCCTGAGCTCCGCCCGGTGGCCGACAGCTCGGTGGAAGCGTTCGACCAACTGCGTCGTGACAATCGCAGCTTTGCGCGTTTCGTCACCAATAATGTGACCGACCACAAAGTGCCGGGTTATAAAGCGGTCACGCTGTCGTTGAAGCGCCGCGAGCATGCTCCAGGTGACGTGACTGCCGACCAGATGGACGCCGTGGCCGACCTCGCCGACCGCTATAGCTTTGGCGAAGTGCGGGTAACTCACGAGCAGAACTTGGTGCTATCCGACGTGCCAGTCGACGAGCTCGAAGCGCTTTGGAAAGAACTGGATGCCCTGGGAATGGCCAACCCCACTGTAGGCACGCTGAACGACATCATCTGCTGTCCTGGTGGCGACTACTGCAGTCTTGCCAATGCGGTCTCCATTCCCATTGCTCAGGCGTTACAAGAGCGCTTCGAAGATTTGGATTTCCTGTACGACCTGGGGCCCCTGGACCTCAACATCTCAGGCTGCATGAATGCCTGCGGACACCACCACGTTGGCCATATCGGCATTCTTGGCGTGGATAAAAAAGGCGAAGAGTATTACCAAGTCTCGATTGGCGGTAATTCAACGGACGACGCCTCACTGGGTAAAATTCTAGGCCCCTCTTTCTTCCGTGAGGACGTGCCGGGCGTGGTCGAGAAGGTGCTCGAAGTTTACGTAGCGGAACGTCACGAAGATGAGCGCTTTCTGGATACGTATCGCCGTATTGGCCTAAAACCCTTCAAGGAGCGTGTTTATGCCCAGCAATGA
- a CDS encoding MATE family efflux transporter has protein sequence MTPVVRRQGKVMRLALPIMLGMLSQSVLNLIDAALVSHLGQEALAGVGLGGYAMFMMTALVFGLSSSVQSQTAQAVGANQSCLTRPLGSGLVIGVAVGLPISCIAWWQASELIRWIAPSQAVTHIAVDYFRLRIVALTAIALTLCLRGYWNGRQQTHLYLRIVVVVHTTNVALSAALIYGVAGLPGLGVNGAAIGTTLSLLLGLGIWGVITWRQCQPNALSIPSWQSILSTLTLAFPHSLQQLWFAAGYVVLFWLLGKLGTPSVAVGHVLVNLSLLLILPGVGVGVAAMSLVGEALGRDDRQAAHRWGIDALSVAGMLLTVLALPMLVIPDTILGIFFTNEALVQLGRLPLQITGLMIVFDAAALVLAQALMGAGAQRTVMLLTLGMQWLLFLPLAWWVGIWLGYGLVGVWLTQLFYRLLNSTGFLWVWQRRRWLVHDTHSQFK, from the coding sequence ATGACGCCGGTAGTGCGCCGTCAAGGTAAGGTCATGCGTTTGGCCCTTCCGATCATGTTGGGCATGCTTTCTCAGAGCGTGCTCAACTTGATCGATGCTGCCCTAGTGAGTCATCTGGGACAAGAGGCGTTGGCAGGGGTCGGACTCGGCGGCTATGCCATGTTCATGATGACAGCGCTGGTGTTCGGTCTCTCTTCCAGCGTCCAGTCGCAAACCGCCCAGGCAGTAGGTGCCAATCAAAGTTGTCTTACACGTCCCCTAGGGTCCGGGTTGGTCATTGGTGTGGCTGTCGGTTTACCCATCTCTTGCATCGCTTGGTGGCAGGCGTCGGAGCTAATCCGATGGATTGCTCCCTCGCAAGCGGTCACGCACATTGCCGTCGACTACTTTCGCTTGCGGATCGTCGCACTGACCGCCATCGCGCTGACGCTATGCCTGCGCGGCTACTGGAACGGGCGACAGCAAACGCACCTCTACCTTCGTATCGTCGTCGTCGTCCACACAACTAACGTTGCACTGAGCGCGGCTCTCATTTATGGGGTCGCTGGACTGCCAGGCTTAGGGGTGAACGGAGCCGCCATCGGTACGACCTTGTCACTGCTCTTGGGACTGGGGATCTGGGGAGTCATCACGTGGCGACAGTGTCAGCCAAACGCGCTTTCGATACCCTCCTGGCAGAGCATTTTGTCGACGCTGACGCTAGCGTTTCCCCATTCGCTACAGCAGCTTTGGTTTGCCGCTGGTTATGTCGTGCTCTTTTGGCTACTGGGTAAACTCGGCACGCCGAGCGTTGCGGTCGGTCATGTCTTAGTGAATCTATCTCTTCTGCTGATTCTACCAGGCGTGGGCGTTGGAGTGGCGGCCATGAGTCTTGTCGGCGAGGCGCTGGGCCGTGACGATCGGCAGGCGGCACACCGCTGGGGCATTGACGCCTTGAGCGTTGCCGGTATGCTGCTGACTGTTTTAGCGTTACCAATGCTGGTGATACCCGACACGATTCTAGGCATTTTCTTTACCAATGAAGCGTTGGTTCAGTTAGGGAGACTGCCCCTGCAAATTACTGGCCTGATGATCGTGTTCGACGCCGCCGCGCTAGTACTAGCGCAGGCGTTGATGGGCGCTGGTGCTCAGCGTACCGTCATGCTGCTCACGCTAGGGATGCAGTGGCTACTCTTTTTACCTCTGGCGTGGTGGGTCGGTATTTGGCTCGGTTACGGGTTAGTCGGGGTCTGGTTGACACAGCTCTTTTACCGGCTGCTCAACTCCACTGGCTTTTTATGGGTGTGGCAGCGCCGCCGCTGGTTAGTCCATGACACTCACTCGCAGTTCAAATAG
- the metH gene encoding methionine synthase, which yields MAASDLTASLTHRLSQRILILDGGMGTMLQNAQLSEEDFRGERFRAWPSDLKGNNDLLALTCPDVVARIHRDYLEAGADILETNTFNSTRLSQADYGMEDLVPELNRESARLAREVCDAVAAETDVPRYVAGVLGPTSRTASLSPDVNDPAKRNVTFDELRDNYYEAASALIEGGADLIMIETIFDTLNAKAAIYALEELFDDLDRRLPVMISGTITDASGRTLSGQTTEAFWNSVRHANPLSVGLNCALGAEELRPYLEELATKADTFVSAHPNAGLPNEFGEYDQTPEEMAAIVGEFAQSGLVNIIGGCCGSTPDHIRAIAEAVHSMAPRQVPERSKACRLSGLEPFNIEADSLFVNVGERTNVTGSARFKRLIVEEDFTTALEVALEQVENGAQIIDINMDEGMLESQEAMVRFLNLIAGEPDIARVPIMIDSSKWDIIEAGLKCVQGKAVVNSISLKEGEAAFREQATKCRRFGAAIVVMAFDEEGQADTFARKTEICERAYRLLVDEIGFPPEDIIFDPNIFAIATGIEEHNNYAVDFIEATQWIREHLPHAMVSGGVSNVSFSFRGNNPVREAIHSVFLYHAIRAGLTMGIVNAGQLAVYDDLPTELREAVEDVVLNRRSDGTERLLEIADQYKGDGSGAAKKEDLEWRSWPVNKRIEHALVKGVTAYIEEDTEEARAQAERPIEVIEGPLMDGMNVVGDLFGAGKMFLPQVVKSARVMKQAVAYLIPFIEAEKSEDTQAKGKIVMATVKGDVHDIGKNIVGVVLQCNNYEVIDLGVMVPTEKILQAAIDNDADIIGLSGLITPSLDEMVHVAKEMQRRGMNLPLLIGGATTSKAHTAVKIEPQYEHPVIYVTDASRAVGVAGRLLAPNLKSAYVAEIREEYEKVRERNAKRRPKAADLDYTQARKRRFRTDWVNHTPAKPNTLGLMTFDDYDLEELVERIDWTPFFMSWQLAGKYPKILNDEVVGEAAQSLFADAQVMLRKLIDEQRVHARGVIGLWPANSVDDDVIEVYADESRTKVIERLHHIRQQTTKGRDGICYSLADFIAPKESGKPDWIGGFAVTTGHGVDELSKAYEAAGDDYNAIMVQALTDRLAEAFAERMHERVRKEFWGYVPEEALDNDALIAEKYQGIRPAPGYPACPDHTEKATLFRLLNATENTGLTLTENFAMWPAAAVSGWYFAHPQSKYFSTGKITRDQVEVLAERKQMPLTEMERWLSPVLSYDPS from the coding sequence ATGGCTGCTAGTGATTTGACTGCTTCCCTCACCCATCGCCTTTCCCAACGCATTCTCATTCTGGATGGCGGTATGGGCACCATGCTGCAGAATGCCCAACTCAGCGAGGAGGATTTCCGCGGAGAACGCTTCCGCGCTTGGCCATCGGATCTGAAAGGTAATAACGATCTACTTGCGTTGACCTGCCCCGATGTGGTCGCCCGTATCCACCGCGACTATCTGGAAGCGGGCGCAGACATCCTGGAAACGAACACGTTCAACAGTACTCGGCTCTCTCAAGCCGATTACGGCATGGAAGACCTGGTGCCGGAACTCAACCGCGAGTCGGCTCGCCTGGCGCGCGAGGTGTGCGACGCCGTGGCGGCGGAGACCGATGTCCCGCGTTATGTGGCCGGGGTGCTGGGGCCAACGTCGCGCACGGCATCGCTTTCGCCCGACGTCAACGACCCCGCCAAACGTAACGTCACCTTCGACGAGTTGCGTGACAACTATTACGAAGCGGCCAGCGCTCTGATCGAAGGCGGTGCCGATTTGATCATGATCGAAACGATTTTCGACACGCTCAACGCCAAAGCCGCCATTTACGCCCTCGAGGAGTTATTCGATGATCTCGATCGTCGTTTGCCGGTGATGATCTCCGGCACGATCACCGATGCCTCGGGCCGCACGCTGTCCGGCCAAACGACAGAGGCCTTCTGGAATTCCGTGCGTCATGCTAACCCGCTGTCGGTGGGCTTGAACTGCGCCCTGGGGGCCGAGGAGCTGCGCCCCTATCTGGAAGAACTCGCCACCAAAGCCGATACGTTCGTCTCTGCCCACCCTAACGCGGGTTTGCCGAATGAGTTTGGCGAGTACGACCAAACTCCAGAAGAGATGGCGGCGATCGTTGGTGAGTTTGCCCAGAGCGGCTTGGTCAACATCATTGGCGGCTGCTGCGGCTCGACGCCTGACCATATCCGCGCCATTGCCGAAGCCGTGCATTCTATGGCGCCCCGTCAAGTGCCTGAGCGCAGCAAAGCGTGCCGGCTGTCGGGTCTCGAGCCGTTCAACATCGAAGCCGACTCGCTGTTCGTCAACGTAGGCGAGCGCACCAACGTCACCGGCTCTGCTCGCTTCAAGCGCTTGATCGTAGAGGAAGATTTCACCACGGCTCTGGAAGTGGCTTTAGAGCAGGTCGAAAACGGCGCGCAGATCATCGACATCAACATGGATGAGGGGATGTTGGAGTCGCAAGAAGCCATGGTGCGCTTTTTGAACCTGATCGCAGGCGAGCCGGACATCGCCCGCGTGCCCATCATGATCGACTCCTCAAAGTGGGACATCATCGAAGCGGGCCTGAAGTGCGTTCAGGGCAAGGCAGTGGTCAACTCGATCTCGCTCAAGGAGGGGGAAGCCGCCTTCCGCGAACAGGCCACCAAGTGCCGTCGTTTTGGCGCCGCCATTGTCGTCATGGCGTTCGACGAAGAGGGCCAGGCCGATACGTTTGCGCGCAAGACCGAGATCTGCGAGCGTGCCTACCGGCTGCTCGTCGACGAGATTGGCTTCCCGCCAGAAGACATCATTTTCGACCCTAACATCTTTGCCATCGCCACGGGTATTGAAGAGCACAACAACTACGCCGTCGATTTCATCGAAGCCACCCAATGGATTCGTGAACACCTACCCCACGCCATGGTCTCTGGGGGCGTGTCCAACGTGTCTTTCTCGTTTCGAGGCAACAACCCCGTGCGGGAGGCGATTCACTCGGTCTTTCTCTACCACGCCATTCGTGCGGGCCTCACCATGGGCATCGTCAACGCGGGGCAGCTCGCAGTCTATGACGACCTGCCCACCGAGCTGCGTGAAGCCGTCGAAGACGTCGTGCTCAATCGCCGCAGCGACGGTACCGAGCGATTGCTGGAGATCGCCGATCAGTACAAGGGCGACGGCAGCGGCGCCGCCAAGAAAGAGGATCTCGAGTGGCGCAGTTGGCCGGTCAACAAGCGTATCGAGCATGCGCTGGTGAAAGGGGTCACCGCATACATCGAAGAGGATACCGAGGAAGCCCGAGCCCAGGCGGAACGTCCTATCGAGGTGATCGAAGGTCCGTTGATGGATGGCATGAACGTGGTCGGCGACCTGTTTGGGGCGGGTAAGATGTTTTTGCCCCAGGTGGTCAAGTCCGCCCGTGTCATGAAGCAGGCGGTGGCGTATCTGATTCCCTTCATCGAAGCGGAAAAAAGTGAGGACACTCAGGCCAAGGGCAAAATCGTGATGGCCACGGTCAAGGGTGACGTCCACGACATCGGCAAGAACATCGTCGGCGTGGTACTGCAGTGTAACAACTACGAAGTCATCGACCTGGGCGTCATGGTACCGACCGAGAAAATTCTCCAGGCCGCCATCGACAACGATGCCGATATCATCGGCCTCTCTGGTTTGATTACCCCGTCGCTGGACGAGATGGTACACGTTGCCAAAGAGATGCAGCGCCGCGGTATGAACCTGCCGCTGCTGATTGGCGGCGCCACCACCTCAAAAGCACACACGGCGGTGAAAATCGAACCGCAGTATGAGCACCCCGTGATTTATGTCACCGACGCATCTCGCGCCGTGGGCGTGGCAGGCAGACTGCTAGCCCCCAATTTGAAGTCGGCCTACGTGGCCGAGATCCGTGAAGAGTACGAGAAAGTCCGCGAGCGCAACGCCAAACGCCGCCCCAAAGCGGCAGACCTGGACTATACCCAGGCGCGTAAACGACGCTTTCGCACCGATTGGGTAAATCACACGCCCGCCAAGCCGAATACCCTGGGTCTGATGACCTTCGACGATTACGACCTGGAAGAGCTGGTCGAACGTATCGACTGGACGCCCTTCTTCATGAGTTGGCAACTTGCCGGGAAGTACCCAAAAATCCTCAATGACGAAGTGGTGGGCGAAGCCGCCCAGAGCCTGTTTGCCGATGCGCAAGTGATGCTACGCAAATTGATCGATGAACAGCGCGTGCATGCCCGCGGGGTCATTGGTTTATGGCCCGCCAACAGCGTGGATGACGACGTGATCGAGGTCTACGCCGATGAGAGTCGCACCAAGGTTATCGAGCGTTTGCACCACATCCGTCAGCAAACCACTAAGGGCCGTGACGGTATCTGCTACAGCCTGGCTGATTTCATCGCCCCGAAAGAGAGCGGCAAACCCGACTGGATTGGGGGCTTTGCGGTGACCACCGGACATGGCGTGGATGAACTCTCCAAAGCCTACGAGGCCGCCGGTGACGATTACAACGCCATCATGGTCCAGGCGCTGACCGATCGGCTAGCCGAAGCCTTTGCCGAACGCATGCACGAGCGGGTGCGTAAAGAGTTTTGGGGCTACGTGCCCGAAGAGGCGCTGGATAACGATGCGCTGATTGCCGAGAAATATCAGGGTATTCGCCCTGCCCCCGGCTATCCTGCGTGCCCTGACCATACTGAAAAAGCGACGTTGTTCCGCCTGTTAAACGCCACGGAGAATACTGGCCTAACGCTCACGGAAAACTTTGCTATGTGGCCAGCGGCCGCCGTGTCGGGCTGGTACTTTGCGCACCCCCAGTCGAAGTACTTCTCCACCGGCAAAATCACCCGAGATCAGGTCGAGGTGCTGGCCGAGCGCAAGCAGATGCCGCTGACCGAAATGGAGCGTTGGCTCTCGCCGGTGCTCTCTTACGACCCTAGTTGA
- the nfuA gene encoding Fe-S biogenesis protein NfuA produces MTTTIEAPGIDITDSAQTYLAELLEKQNVEGIAVRIFITQPGTPYAETCLAYCRPGEEEPTDVKLELEKINVFLDKNSLAFLEEAVVDFNADRMGGQLTIKAPNAKMPKVNADSPLEDRINYTLYSEINPGLAAHGGEIKLVELTDDKVAILAFGGGCQGCAAVDLTLKDGVEKTLMERIPELAGIRDVTDHTDTTNAYYR; encoded by the coding sequence ATGACCACGACTATCGAAGCGCCTGGTATCGACATTACCGACAGCGCACAAACATATCTCGCCGAACTGCTCGAAAAACAGAACGTCGAGGGAATAGCCGTCCGCATTTTCATCACTCAACCCGGCACTCCCTACGCAGAAACTTGCTTGGCGTACTGCCGTCCTGGTGAAGAAGAGCCCACTGACGTCAAACTCGAGCTCGAGAAAATCAACGTTTTTCTCGACAAAAACAGCCTTGCCTTTTTGGAAGAAGCGGTGGTCGATTTCAACGCCGACCGCATGGGTGGTCAACTGACCATCAAGGCCCCCAATGCCAAAATGCCCAAGGTCAATGCCGACAGTCCGCTCGAAGATCGCATCAATTACACGCTCTACAGCGAAATCAATCCTGGACTGGCGGCTCATGGCGGTGAAATCAAACTCGTCGAACTGACCGACGACAAAGTGGCCATCTTGGCCTTTGGCGGGGGGTGCCAAGGGTGTGCCGCGGTGGATCTTACGCTCAAGGACGGTGTCGAGAAGACCCTGATGGAGCGTATTCCCGAACTGGCAGGTATCCGTGACGTGACCGATCACACCGATACCACGAACGCCTACTACCGCTGA
- a CDS encoding DNA-binding protein, translating into MARNGVQYSDVQQAIDTLLAQGDSPSVQRIREVLGTGSFTTISEHFRQWRTEREQNRDVPPPKGVPEVVVNVASELWREAQESAYQALVHYREEANRQVEGAQQEAAEARQQAANAEQRESALAEHLRHIELRLEVLQRDLGESQTHERHWQQQAEKAAEEVSHYRGQFEQAQQTLKADQQRFSEQQAAQQTAWEQRLAQEEQRNEASEGKLMALLDTLRQERAQEEKVLQKRLQQREERAEALSKEVRQVTDELHRYQQESASQQQRLAELKRHNAELQTQRSELQVALDRANQALEAQQQQARDSDQWQEQLWQRMASLQAQLAALPEALTPPASDPAQPKKPPQ; encoded by the coding sequence ATGGCGCGCAACGGAGTTCAGTACAGTGACGTTCAGCAAGCAATCGACACGCTGCTTGCTCAAGGGGACTCCCCCAGCGTGCAGCGTATCCGCGAAGTGCTTGGCACCGGCAGTTTTACCACCATCAGCGAACACTTCCGGCAATGGCGCACCGAGCGTGAGCAAAATCGCGATGTACCGCCTCCCAAAGGGGTACCAGAAGTCGTCGTCAATGTAGCCAGTGAGCTATGGCGGGAAGCGCAAGAGTCGGCCTACCAAGCCCTAGTGCACTACCGAGAAGAGGCCAATCGTCAGGTGGAGGGCGCGCAGCAAGAAGCGGCCGAAGCACGTCAACAGGCTGCCAATGCCGAACAGCGTGAGAGCGCCCTGGCCGAGCACCTTCGCCACATAGAACTACGCCTGGAGGTGCTTCAGCGTGACCTGGGCGAAAGCCAGACCCATGAACGTCACTGGCAGCAGCAGGCAGAGAAAGCCGCTGAAGAAGTTAGCCACTATCGAGGGCAATTCGAGCAAGCCCAGCAAACTCTCAAAGCGGATCAGCAGCGTTTTAGTGAGCAACAGGCCGCGCAGCAAACTGCCTGGGAGCAGCGCTTGGCCCAAGAGGAACAGCGCAATGAGGCGTCAGAAGGCAAATTGATGGCGTTATTGGACACGCTGCGTCAAGAGCGGGCACAAGAAGAGAAAGTGCTGCAAAAGCGTCTACAGCAGCGGGAAGAGCGAGCAGAAGCGCTATCCAAAGAGGTTCGGCAGGTGACCGATGAACTACATCGCTATCAGCAGGAAAGCGCCTCTCAGCAGCAGCGCTTGGCAGAGCTCAAGCGCCACAATGCCGAGCTACAAACGCAGCGCAGCGAACTGCAGGTAGCGCTGGACAGGGCGAATCAGGCATTAGAGGCACAGCAACAGCAAGCACGCGATAGCGATCAGTGGCAAGAACAGCTATGGCAGCGTATGGCGTCCTTGCAAGCTCAGTTGGCGGCACTACCAGAAGCACTCACGCCGCCTGCCAGTGACCCGGCCCAACCAAAAAAGCCACCCCAATAG
- a CDS encoding tyrosine-type recombinase/integrase, whose translation MPPSMTRFSLDEHAPIGAETGISDKREGSHWPASQRALSPHLRSRIEADNDHQAVLLWLTEYRDSPQTLKSYRREAERLLLWLASQDKGLPDMNRELLRQFEAFLENPQPRAVWVGPSKPREHPEWRPFRNGLSPTSRRQTLIILQGLFTWLVEAGWVGHNPFALMRDKARRMNNQGQRIERYLEQPLWAWLWQWLNQPSHSNDARLVYEGARRRFIFSFAYLLAPRVSEMANAQMSDFHEVEGRWWWRVIGKGSKQARIPVPVDMLESLQAWREALGLVSLPSYHEPTPVIRALDKRRGISDNQLYRLIKETLANAADALEEKGGKPAYVEALRRATPHWLRHTAITHQAQSGVSLRYLAESARHAKLDTTRRYLHTEADEWHHEQQRHRLKTPPKEWAEPL comes from the coding sequence ATGCCCCCTTCAATGACTCGATTTAGCCTAGACGAACACGCACCCATTGGTGCGGAGACTGGCATCAGCGATAAGAGGGAGGGGAGTCACTGGCCAGCGAGCCAACGAGCGCTGTCTCCTCATCTGCGTTCACGAATCGAAGCGGACAACGACCACCAGGCCGTGCTGCTGTGGTTAACGGAGTATCGAGACAGCCCACAAACACTCAAAAGCTACCGGCGAGAAGCCGAACGACTGCTGCTTTGGCTAGCCAGCCAGGACAAAGGGCTGCCCGATATGAATCGTGAATTACTGCGCCAGTTCGAAGCTTTCCTAGAGAACCCGCAGCCCCGGGCAGTATGGGTGGGGCCTTCAAAACCCCGAGAGCATCCTGAGTGGCGGCCGTTTAGAAACGGTCTTTCTCCCACGAGTCGTCGGCAGACCTTGATCATTCTGCAGGGCTTGTTTACCTGGCTGGTGGAGGCCGGCTGGGTAGGGCACAACCCCTTTGCGCTGATGCGCGACAAAGCGCGGCGAATGAACAATCAGGGGCAGCGCATAGAGCGCTATCTGGAGCAGCCGCTATGGGCTTGGTTATGGCAGTGGCTGAACCAGCCGAGCCATAGCAACGACGCTCGGCTCGTTTATGAGGGCGCCCGAAGACGGTTTATCTTTAGCTTTGCCTACCTACTAGCGCCACGCGTTAGCGAGATGGCCAATGCTCAAATGAGTGACTTTCACGAAGTCGAAGGTCGCTGGTGGTGGCGCGTGATAGGGAAGGGCAGTAAGCAAGCCCGCATACCCGTGCCCGTAGACATGCTCGAGAGCCTGCAAGCCTGGCGAGAAGCGCTAGGTCTCGTATCGTTGCCAAGCTATCACGAGCCAACTCCGGTGATTCGCGCACTGGATAAACGCAGAGGTATAAGCGACAACCAGCTTTACCGATTGATCAAAGAGACGTTGGCCAACGCTGCTGACGCACTCGAAGAGAAGGGCGGCAAGCCTGCTTATGTCGAGGCGCTCCGGCGAGCAACGCCTCACTGGCTGCGGCATACGGCGATTACCCACCAAGCGCAATCAGGCGTAAGCTTACGCTACTTGGCGGAAAGCGCCCGCCACGCAAAGCTGGATACCACCCGACGCTATTTGCACACCGAAGCCGACGAGTGGCATCACGAGCAGCAGCGACACCGCTTGAAAACGCCCCCAAAAGAATGGGCTGAACCGTTATAA
- a CDS encoding SufE family protein, whose product MATSGAELAQQELVEEFEMFDNWMDRYQYIIDMGKQLPDFPEERRTDEFKIQGCQSNVWMCHEKAGDKLVFKATSDAAIVSGLIAVLLRIYSERTPEEISQTEPHFLKDLGLDKHLSPTRSNGLHAMLERIYQVAKQ is encoded by the coding sequence ATGGCGACTTCAGGCGCAGAGCTAGCCCAGCAGGAGCTGGTGGAAGAGTTCGAGATGTTCGATAACTGGATGGACCGCTATCAATACATCATCGATATGGGCAAGCAGCTTCCTGACTTTCCCGAAGAGCGGCGAACCGACGAGTTCAAAATTCAGGGCTGTCAATCCAATGTATGGATGTGCCATGAAAAGGCGGGTGACAAGCTCGTGTTTAAAGCGACCTCGGATGCGGCCATCGTCTCTGGACTGATCGCCGTGCTGCTACGCATCTATAGCGAGCGTACGCCAGAAGAGATCAGTCAGACCGAGCCGCATTTCTTGAAAGACTTGGGGCTTGATAAACATCTTTCGCCAACGCGCAGTAATGGCTTACACGCGATGCTAGAGCGTATTTATCAAGTAGCCAAGCAGTGA
- the yidD gene encoding membrane protein insertion efficiency factor YidD — MQRGCHRLLTVILVGCIRIYQYTLSPLLGPRCRFWPSCSAYAIEALQVHGPIKGGWMAAKRIVKCHPGHPGGMDPVPGGRSEALCRDDQEQTSKRCCSTCGHH; from the coding sequence CTGCAGCGAGGCTGTCATAGATTACTGACCGTCATATTGGTGGGCTGCATACGCATCTACCAATACACTCTCAGCCCATTATTGGGCCCGCGGTGCCGCTTTTGGCCAAGCTGCTCTGCCTACGCCATCGAAGCGCTCCAGGTGCATGGTCCGATCAAAGGAGGCTGGATGGCCGCCAAGCGCATCGTAAAATGCCACCCTGGCCATCCAGGGGGCATGGATCCGGTACCCGGCGGACGCAGCGAAGCGTTATGCCGTGATGATCAGGAGCAAACGTCAAAGCGCTGCTGCTCGACCTGCGGCCATCACTAA